A stretch of Dietzia lutea DNA encodes these proteins:
- a CDS encoding ArsA family ATPase yields the protein MPSTENPGTRSTRATIADALSTGWSDSSERAELHYVSGKGGTGKTTVATSLALALASTGKRVLLVEVEERQGIARTFDREPLPYSEELVARVDGGGKVFALAIDIEAAMLDYLDTFYRLGVVGKVMKSVGAIEFATTIAPGLKDVLLTGKIYEVVTREHAKREVVYDAVVVDAPPTGRIGKFLDVTTAMADLAGGGGPIRRQAEAVSELVHSPRTVVHLVTLLESLPVQETLEAIDELKSHGLRVGQVIINRAETRHLDDEALGRIAEEDIDAESVRAGLEETGVEVDDEGFQGLLVQAIEHARVARGQLRAGETLTSAACPTLVLPALPHGVEVADLYDLASALVDQGVH from the coding sequence ATGCCGTCCACTGAGAACCCAGGTACGCGGTCGACACGGGCGACCATCGCCGATGCGCTGTCCACCGGATGGTCGGACAGCTCCGAGCGGGCCGAGTTGCACTACGTGTCCGGGAAGGGCGGGACGGGCAAGACGACGGTCGCCACGTCACTCGCGCTCGCCCTCGCCTCGACCGGGAAGCGCGTCCTGCTGGTGGAGGTCGAGGAGCGCCAGGGCATCGCCCGGACCTTCGACCGCGAACCGCTGCCCTACAGCGAGGAACTCGTCGCGCGGGTCGACGGAGGCGGCAAGGTGTTCGCGCTGGCCATCGACATCGAGGCGGCGATGCTCGACTACCTCGACACCTTCTACCGCCTCGGCGTGGTGGGCAAGGTGATGAAGTCGGTAGGGGCCATCGAGTTCGCCACCACGATCGCGCCCGGGCTCAAGGACGTGCTCCTCACCGGCAAGATCTACGAGGTCGTCACGCGCGAGCACGCCAAGCGCGAGGTCGTCTACGACGCGGTGGTCGTGGACGCACCTCCCACCGGGCGGATCGGCAAGTTCCTCGACGTCACCACCGCGATGGCCGACCTCGCCGGCGGGGGCGGGCCCATTCGTCGCCAGGCCGAGGCCGTGTCGGAGCTGGTCCACTCGCCGAGGACGGTCGTGCACCTGGTGACGCTGCTGGAGTCGCTGCCCGTGCAGGAGACGCTCGAGGCGATCGACGAGCTCAAGAGCCACGGCCTGCGCGTCGGCCAGGTGATCATCAACCGCGCCGAGACGCGGCACCTGGACGACGAGGCGCTCGGGCGGATCGCCGAGGAGGACATCGACGCCGAGTCGGTGCGCGCCGGCCTCGAGGAGACCGGGGTGGAGGTCGACGACGAGGGCTTTCAGGGACTGTTGGTACAGGCCATCGAGCACGCCCGCGTCGCCCGCGGACAGCTCCGAGCCGGCGAGACGCTCACGTCGGCGGCCTGCCCCACCCTCGTCCTGCCGGCC
- a CDS encoding RidA family protein: MPEAESGGYWSRKLEQLGVELPTVVPPVANYVPAVRAGTFVYTSGQLPMVDGDLAATGKVGAEVGPEQAADLARTCALNALAAVDALVGIDAVVKIVKVVGFVASAPGFNGQPAVVNGASDVLGELFGDAGVHARSAVGVSELPLDAPVEVELVVEVEV; this comes from the coding sequence ATGCCCGAGGCCGAGTCCGGGGGCTACTGGAGCCGCAAGCTCGAGCAGCTCGGCGTGGAACTGCCGACGGTCGTCCCGCCGGTCGCCAACTACGTCCCCGCCGTCCGGGCGGGCACGTTCGTGTACACCTCGGGCCAGCTGCCCATGGTCGACGGCGACCTGGCCGCCACCGGCAAGGTGGGGGCCGAGGTCGGCCCCGAGCAGGCCGCCGACCTGGCCCGGACGTGCGCACTCAACGCGCTGGCCGCCGTCGACGCGCTCGTCGGCATCGACGCCGTGGTGAAGATCGTCAAGGTCGTCGGCTTCGTCGCCTCGGCGCCCGGTTTCAACGGGCAGCCCGCGGTGGTCAACGGTGCGTCCGACGTCCTCGGCGAGCTCTTCGGCGACGCCGGCGTCCACGCCCGCTCGGCCGTCGGCGTCTCCGAGCTGCCGCTCGACGCGCCCGTCGAGGTCGAGCTGGTCGTCGAGGTCGAGGTCTAG
- a CDS encoding MBL fold metallo-hydrolase, whose amino-acid sequence MTAGLTPISFPAYETLRPVTDLSGVILCDNPSEMTFEGTNTVVLRAPGSPTCVVVDPGPDDRAHAERIAAIVGEVELVVVTHRHGDHTDGIDHLRAFTTAPVRAAEGRFCRDAAPLVTDGDDDEVIHAAGLDITVLGTPGHTADSVSLEVRPAGAGFTARPDCVVLGDTILGRDSTVLDSTDGDLGDYLGSMDLLAARADGVIGIPGHGPDVENTGLAAQVLGQHRRDRLEQIVAARAELGRDASAEAITQHIYRDVTPFLLKVAEQSTKVALRYLDRLDAEA is encoded by the coding sequence ATGACAGCAGGGCTGACCCCGATCAGTTTCCCGGCGTACGAGACGCTCCGGCCCGTCACGGACCTGTCCGGGGTCATCCTCTGCGACAACCCCTCCGAGATGACCTTCGAGGGGACCAACACGGTCGTCCTGCGGGCCCCCGGGTCGCCCACGTGTGTGGTGGTGGATCCCGGGCCCGACGACCGCGCGCACGCCGAGCGGATCGCGGCGATCGTGGGGGAGGTCGAGCTCGTCGTCGTCACCCATCGCCACGGTGACCACACCGACGGCATCGATCACCTGCGCGCCTTCACCACCGCCCCCGTGCGGGCCGCGGAGGGACGGTTCTGTCGCGACGCCGCGCCGTTGGTGACGGACGGGGACGACGACGAGGTGATCCACGCCGCCGGACTGGACATCACCGTGTTGGGCACGCCGGGGCACACGGCCGATTCGGTCAGCCTCGAGGTGCGGCCCGCGGGCGCCGGGTTCACCGCCCGGCCGGACTGCGTGGTCCTCGGTGACACGATCCTCGGCAGGGATTCGACCGTGCTGGACTCGACCGACGGCGATCTCGGCGACTACCTGGGCAGCATGGACCTGCTCGCCGCGCGGGCCGACGGTGTGATCGGCATCCCCGGCCACGGGCCCGACGTCGAGAACACCGGGCTCGCCGCCCAGGTCCTCGGGCAGCACCGGCGCGATCGGCTCGAGCAGATCGTCGCCGCGCGGGCCGAGTTGGGCCGCGACGCCTCCGCCGAGGCGATCACGCAGCACATCTACCGCGACGTGACGCCGTTCCTGCTGAAGGTGGCCGAGCAGTCGACGAAGGTGGCGCTGCGCTACCTCGACCGTCTCGACGCCGAGGCCTGA
- a CDS encoding type IV toxin-antitoxin system AbiEi family antitoxin domain-containing protein translates to MNTSIPAQNRPTRLSTYADLARGGLTHADIARLLASGELRRVRTGVYAHAADDAGPDGRLPGEPAYERRRRIVVERTAAAARAVEPGTVFSHASALALQGLPLHGMVLDRPTATRHRAGGGSRRSSALIVANLPLDGVVQMLDGIPVTSPARTIVDVARTSGLESGVCAADQAIRRGLCTRFDLQVEADAAKGRTGVARARALPERTSGSAESVLETLIRLILVMAGLPEAELQVRLAVRGGKRFRVDFCWPQWRLIGEADGFGKYGTEPEEIRRNWAAERRRQAQLEDAGYVVIRWTWADLRDPRAIVRRVREEMWRQERLGLGPNAA, encoded by the coding sequence ATGAACACTTCGATACCCGCCCAGAACCGCCCCACCCGCCTGTCGACGTACGCCGATCTGGCGAGGGGCGGTCTGACCCACGCCGACATCGCAAGGCTGCTCGCGAGCGGCGAGCTCAGACGTGTCCGCACCGGGGTCTACGCTCACGCCGCAGACGACGCCGGTCCGGACGGCCGATTGCCCGGCGAACCCGCCTATGAGCGACGTCGCCGGATAGTCGTCGAACGCACGGCGGCCGCAGCGCGAGCGGTGGAACCGGGGACGGTCTTCTCGCACGCCTCGGCGCTGGCCCTGCAAGGGCTACCGCTTCACGGGATGGTTCTCGATCGTCCCACCGCCACTCGTCACCGCGCGGGCGGTGGGAGTCGTCGCAGTTCCGCGCTCATAGTCGCGAACCTGCCGCTCGACGGGGTGGTGCAGATGCTCGACGGCATACCGGTGACCTCGCCGGCCCGAACGATCGTCGACGTGGCCCGGACGTCCGGGTTGGAGAGCGGGGTGTGCGCGGCGGACCAGGCAATCCGCCGAGGCCTCTGTACCCGGTTCGACCTGCAGGTGGAGGCCGATGCAGCGAAGGGCAGGACGGGGGTGGCTCGGGCGCGCGCCCTGCCTGAGCGGACCTCCGGATCGGCCGAGTCGGTGTTGGAGACTCTGATCCGGCTCATCCTGGTGATGGCAGGGCTGCCGGAGGCCGAGCTGCAGGTGAGGCTGGCGGTACGCGGAGGCAAGAGATTCCGGGTGGACTTCTGCTGGCCGCAGTGGCGCCTGATCGGCGAGGCGGACGGCTTCGGCAAGTACGGGACGGAACCGGAGGAGATCCGCCGGAACTGGGCGGCCGAGCGGCGCAGGCAGGCTCAGTTGGAGGACGCCGGATATGTGGTGATCCGGTGGACGTGGGCGGACCTCAGGGATCCCCGGGCGATCGTGCGTCGAGTCCGTGAGGAGATGTGGCGGCAGGAACGGCTCGGGCTGGGCCCGAACGCTGCCTGA
- a CDS encoding Crp/Fnr family transcriptional regulator: MTIDRRTDQSADDVLTRAGIFQGVETAAVSALRADLTREEYSKGDVIIREGEQGDSLYIVTSGKVKLSRKAPDGRENLLSILGPSDMFGELSIFDPGPRTSSAVCVTDVTVQAMDRSALKRWIAERPEISDQLLRVLARRLRRTNNNLADLIFTDVPGRVAKALLQLAQRFGTQEGGNIRVTHDLTQEEIAQLVGASRETVNKALAEFAHRGWLRLEGKSVIISDTERLARRAR; this comes from the coding sequence GTGACGATTGATCGCCGCACGGACCAGTCTGCCGACGACGTCCTCACCCGGGCCGGAATCTTCCAGGGTGTGGAGACGGCGGCCGTCTCCGCTCTGCGTGCCGATCTGACCCGCGAGGAGTACTCGAAGGGTGACGTGATCATCCGCGAGGGCGAGCAGGGCGACAGCCTGTACATCGTCACCTCCGGGAAGGTGAAGCTCTCCCGCAAGGCGCCCGACGGCCGCGAGAACCTGCTGTCCATCCTCGGCCCGTCGGACATGTTCGGCGAGCTGTCCATCTTCGACCCGGGTCCGCGGACCTCCTCGGCCGTGTGCGTCACCGACGTCACCGTCCAGGCCATGGACCGCTCCGCCCTCAAGCGGTGGATCGCCGAGCGGCCGGAGATCTCCGACCAGCTGCTGCGCGTGCTGGCCCGCCGCCTGCGGCGCACCAACAACAACCTGGCCGACCTCATCTTCACCGACGTGCCCGGTCGCGTCGCCAAGGCCCTGCTCCAGCTGGCGCAGCGCTTCGGCACGCAGGAGGGCGGCAACATCCGCGTGACGCACGATCTCACGCAGGAGGAGATCGCCCAGCTCGTCGGCGCCTCCCGCGAGACGGTGAACAAGGCGCTCGCCGAGTTCGCGCACCGCGGCTGGCTGCGGCTCGAGGGCAAGAGCGTCATCATCTCGGACACCGAGCGCCTGGCCCGCCGCGCCCGCTGA
- the nth gene encoding endonuclease III, whose translation MPDPAPAVKRRRRGVAARGVETDLGRTRRARRMLRTLEEAFPHVYCELDFTTPLELSVATILSAQCTDKRVNEVTPALFRRYRTAEDYAGSDREELEEFIRPTGFYRNKARSIQGLGAALVERYDGEVPQRLEELISLPGFGRKTANVVLGNAFGIPGLPVDTHFIRLVNRWKWTDATDAVRIEREVSQMLPRASWTDASHRIIFHGRRVCHARTAACGACVLADDCPSAGEAGPLDPVAAARLVAGPEREHLLELVGLGDHA comes from the coding sequence ATGCCCGACCCCGCTCCAGCCGTGAAGCGCCGCAGACGAGGGGTGGCCGCGAGGGGGGTGGAAACCGACCTCGGGCGCACCCGGCGCGCGAGGCGCATGCTGCGCACTCTCGAGGAGGCGTTCCCGCACGTCTACTGCGAGCTCGACTTCACCACCCCGCTCGAGCTCTCCGTCGCCACGATCCTCTCCGCGCAGTGCACGGACAAGCGGGTCAACGAGGTCACGCCGGCACTGTTCCGCCGCTACAGGACCGCGGAGGACTACGCGGGCTCGGACCGCGAGGAGCTGGAGGAGTTCATCCGCCCGACGGGCTTCTACCGCAACAAGGCGCGGAGCATCCAGGGCCTCGGCGCGGCCCTGGTGGAGAGGTACGACGGCGAGGTGCCGCAGCGGCTCGAGGAGCTGATCTCCCTCCCGGGGTTCGGGCGTAAAACCGCGAACGTGGTGCTGGGCAACGCTTTCGGCATCCCGGGACTGCCCGTCGACACGCACTTCATCCGGTTGGTTAACCGCTGGAAGTGGACCGACGCCACCGACGCGGTCCGCATTGAGCGGGAGGTGTCGCAGATGCTGCCCCGGGCCTCCTGGACCGACGCCAGTCACCGGATCATCTTCCACGGTCGCCGGGTGTGCCATGCGCGGACCGCGGCCTGCGGGGCGTGTGTCCTGGCCGACGACTGCCCGTCCGCGGGCGAGGCCGGCCCGCTCGATCCGGTCGCGGCCGCCCGCCTCGTGGCGGGACCCGAGCGTGAGCACCTCCTCGAACTGGTGGGACTGGGGGATCACGCGTGA
- a CDS encoding TlpA family protein disulfide reductase, translating into MSASTRWSLVALVALVGVVVALLTTFGDSGDGSGDPTAAPTVPPAGAPAAPPVGGPPADEPHTVVDADTRATADLPACRDSAAPATTTGPVAGLMVRCMDDGSTTTLGKIQAGTPMVVNMWAYWCEPCRRELPAIRNAAATLGDEVRVVLSHTDPSETKGFDTLGALGIDELVSVSDHDEELPTVLGAPPVLPLTLFVRADGTVAHVLVQPMDSEQDVLDAVAEHLGVTA; encoded by the coding sequence GTGAGCGCCTCCACCCGCTGGTCGCTGGTCGCGCTCGTGGCGCTGGTCGGCGTCGTCGTCGCCCTCCTCACCACCTTCGGTGACTCCGGCGACGGTTCCGGCGACCCCACCGCCGCCCCCACCGTCCCCCCCGCGGGCGCCCCCGCCGCGCCGCCGGTCGGTGGGCCGCCCGCGGACGAGCCCCACACCGTCGTGGACGCCGACACCCGCGCCACGGCCGACCTGCCCGCCTGCCGCGACAGCGCCGCGCCCGCCACCACGACCGGCCCCGTCGCGGGCCTCATGGTGCGGTGCATGGACGACGGCTCCACCACGACGCTCGGCAAGATCCAGGCTGGCACGCCCATGGTCGTCAACATGTGGGCCTACTGGTGCGAGCCGTGCCGACGCGAGCTGCCCGCGATCCGGAACGCGGCCGCCACGCTCGGTGACGAGGTGCGGGTGGTCCTCTCGCACACCGATCCCTCCGAGACCAAGGGCTTCGACACGCTCGGCGCGCTCGGGATCGACGAGCTCGTGTCGGTCTCCGACCACGACGAGGAGCTTCCCACCGTGCTCGGCGCGCCGCCCGTCCTGCCGCTGACGCTCTTCGTACGGGCCGACGGGACGGTCGCCCACGTGCTGGTGCAGCCCATGGACAGCGAACAGGACGTGCTGGACGCCGTCGCCGAGCACCTGGGGGTGACCGCGTGA
- a CDS encoding NUDIX hydrolase — translation MSETAKDRADDRPGDSGARPSAFGDPTVAPAPRPGDITGVPHPGWMDPLMSACTDGSFDGLLPRRRPPEDRGPNEVGRPHRDAAVLVLLSGSPDAPGPQPPEDARVLLTHRAPTLRNHSGQISFPGGGVDDTDSGPVEAALREAWEETGLDPAGVDVLAVLPELYIPVSNYSVAPVLGYWREPMEVGVVDPGETARVMTVPVNELLDPANRFLLRHTTGWTGPAFQHDDLVVWGFTAGILAAMFHSAGWDLDWDTDDIRDLEKTLAASANGEQHRMSAEEARRESADPLADRTVAGVPGVTAGRADGADGSARGGAAETDGDAPGGAAGTDGEEPLDLPADNPRRGLR, via the coding sequence GTGAGTGAGACCGCGAAGGACCGCGCAGACGACCGCCCGGGCGACTCCGGCGCCCGCCCGTCCGCCTTCGGCGATCCCACGGTCGCACCGGCGCCCCGGCCCGGCGACATCACCGGCGTCCCGCACCCCGGCTGGATGGACCCGCTGATGTCGGCGTGCACCGACGGCAGCTTCGACGGGCTGCTGCCGCGGCGACGCCCGCCCGAGGACCGCGGCCCCAACGAGGTCGGCCGCCCGCACCGCGACGCCGCCGTGCTGGTGCTGCTCTCGGGCTCCCCGGACGCGCCCGGCCCGCAGCCGCCCGAGGACGCGCGGGTCCTGCTCACCCATCGCGCCCCGACCCTGCGCAACCACTCCGGACAGATCTCCTTCCCCGGCGGCGGGGTCGACGATACCGACAGCGGGCCCGTCGAGGCCGCTCTGCGCGAGGCGTGGGAGGAGACCGGCCTGGACCCGGCCGGTGTCGACGTCCTGGCCGTGCTGCCCGAGCTGTACATCCCCGTGTCCAACTACTCGGTCGCGCCCGTGCTGGGGTACTGGCGTGAGCCGATGGAGGTCGGCGTGGTGGACCCGGGCGAGACCGCGCGCGTGATGACCGTCCCGGTCAACGAGCTACTCGACCCGGCCAACCGCTTCCTGCTGCGGCACACCACCGGGTGGACCGGCCCCGCCTTCCAGCACGACGACCTGGTGGTGTGGGGCTTCACCGCCGGCATCCTCGCCGCGATGTTCCACTCCGCCGGCTGGGACCTGGACTGGGACACCGACGACATCCGCGATCTCGAGAAGACCCTGGCCGCGTCTGCCAACGGCGAGCAGCACCGCATGTCGGCGGAGGAGGCCCGGCGTGAGTCCGCGGATCCGCTGGCCGACCGCACCGTCGCCGGAGTGCCCGGGGTGACGGCCGGGCGCGCAGACGGGGCCGACGGGAGCGCTCGGGGCGGTGCGGCGGAGACCGACGGGGACGCTCCGGGCGGTGCCGCGGGGACCGACGGCGAAGAGCCCCTCGACCTCCCCGCCGACAACCCCCGGAGGGGACTTCGGTGA
- a CDS encoding MarP family serine protease, with the protein MTGSQWLDLALFALAAAAAISGWINGAAASGFALLGVGIGATSGLLVAPHLVREVDSPLGRLVAGLAIIAVMVIIGQVAGVTIGRAARRYISGTGARLLDSTLGAVFQSAAMLLVAWLVAVPIAAQEGPGPGKAVRGSSVLAKIDDVAPEQLQRIPAAFTQVLGTTGFPDILGPFGTTPLQEVPPPDPVLAGSEVVARVKPSVLKIRGRAESCSRALEGSGFVAAPGLVMTNAHVVAGTGSVSVVAGDDELDAEVVVYDSSVDVAVLRVPGLDAPVLPFAETRARTGDNAIVVGYPGNGPYRPDAARIRERVTLRGPDIYREQTVEREVYILRGSVREGNSGGPLITPEGQVAGVVFGAAMDAADTGYALTVEQVLPQLQAAVDAPGAVPTGPCVGVR; encoded by the coding sequence GTGACGGGCTCACAGTGGCTCGACCTCGCCCTGTTCGCCCTGGCCGCCGCCGCCGCGATCTCCGGTTGGATCAACGGTGCCGCAGCCTCGGGGTTCGCCCTGCTCGGCGTGGGTATCGGCGCGACCTCCGGGCTCCTCGTGGCCCCGCACCTGGTCCGCGAGGTCGACTCGCCGCTGGGCCGCCTGGTGGCGGGACTGGCGATCATCGCGGTGATGGTCATCATCGGGCAGGTCGCCGGTGTGACGATCGGCCGCGCCGCCAGACGCTACATCTCCGGAACCGGCGCCCGGCTCCTCGACAGCACGCTGGGCGCGGTGTTCCAATCCGCCGCGATGCTGCTGGTGGCGTGGCTGGTGGCCGTGCCCATCGCCGCCCAGGAGGGCCCGGGGCCCGGTAAGGCGGTGCGGGGTTCGTCGGTGCTGGCGAAGATCGACGACGTCGCCCCCGAGCAGCTGCAGCGGATCCCGGCCGCGTTCACCCAGGTCCTCGGCACGACCGGGTTCCCGGACATCCTCGGCCCGTTCGGCACCACCCCGCTGCAGGAGGTGCCGCCGCCGGATCCCGTGCTCGCGGGTTCGGAGGTCGTCGCCCGGGTGAAGCCGTCGGTGCTGAAGATCCGTGGCCGTGCCGAGTCGTGCAGCCGCGCGCTGGAAGGGTCCGGCTTCGTGGCCGCGCCGGGGCTCGTCATGACCAACGCGCACGTCGTGGCCGGCACCGGCTCGGTGAGCGTGGTCGCGGGCGACGACGAGCTAGACGCCGAGGTCGTGGTCTACGACTCCTCGGTGGACGTGGCGGTCCTACGCGTGCCCGGGCTGGACGCGCCGGTCCTGCCCTTCGCCGAGACCCGCGCCCGCACGGGCGACAACGCGATCGTCGTGGGCTATCCCGGCAACGGGCCCTACCGCCCGGACGCGGCGCGGATCCGCGAGCGCGTGACCCTGCGCGGCCCGGACATCTACCGTGAGCAGACCGTCGAGCGCGAGGTCTACATCCTGCGGGGCAGTGTCCGCGAGGGCAATTCGGGCGGTCCGCTGATCACGCCCGAGGGGCAGGTCGCGGGAGTGGTGTTCGGTGCCGCGATGGACGCCGCCGACACCGGGTACGCGCTGACCGTCGAGCAGGTCCTCCCGCAGCTGCAGGCGGCGGTCGACGCGCCGGGCGCGGTGCCGACGGGCCCCTGCGTCGGCGTCCGCTGA
- a CDS encoding alpha/beta fold hydrolase, with protein MAEALPADADAGELPPLVLLVHGLSGIWWTMRAPMLALAEAGFHAVAVDLRGHGDSDKPPRGYDAWTLASDLTNLVRALGHSSAVIVGQGEGGFYAWTAAYRRPRAVRGLVVVGSPHPLATRRAALRDRHQRRALVPRLVADQVPRLPERRLTRDGAADVEEMLRSRSAPTWPETDDFRETAELLRRAMLIPKVAHLSLESRRWMVRSQLRPDGRDFRRAVSGVLSQPVLGISGAEDRFILPETVRSSSAWARDFSSGLVPGAGHYPVMEAPAETSRLIVDFARRVTPS; from the coding sequence GTGGCCGAGGCGCTCCCCGCCGACGCCGACGCCGGGGAGTTGCCGCCGCTGGTCCTGCTCGTCCACGGCCTGAGCGGCATCTGGTGGACGATGCGCGCGCCCATGCTCGCGCTGGCGGAGGCGGGCTTCCACGCCGTCGCCGTCGACCTGCGGGGCCACGGCGACTCCGACAAACCGCCGCGTGGCTACGACGCCTGGACCCTCGCGTCCGACCTCACGAATCTCGTGCGGGCGCTCGGCCATTCCTCGGCCGTCATCGTCGGACAGGGCGAGGGCGGTTTCTATGCGTGGACCGCCGCGTACCGCCGGCCGCGCGCGGTGCGGGGCCTCGTCGTCGTCGGATCCCCTCACCCACTCGCCACACGCCGCGCCGCCCTGCGCGACCGCCACCAACGTCGCGCGCTCGTGCCCCGTCTGGTCGCGGACCAGGTGCCCCGACTGCCCGAACGGCGCCTCACCCGCGACGGGGCCGCCGACGTCGAGGAGATGCTCCGCAGCCGCTCCGCCCCGACGTGGCCGGAGACGGATGACTTCCGCGAGACCGCGGAGCTGCTCCGGCGGGCGATGCTCATCCCGAAGGTCGCGCATCTGTCGCTCGAGAGTCGTCGCTGGATGGTGCGCAGTCAGCTCCGGCCGGACGGCCGCGACTTCCGGCGGGCGGTCTCGGGTGTGCTCTCGCAGCCCGTGCTGGGGATCAGCGGCGCCGAGGACCGGTTCATCCTGCCGGAGACCGTCCGCTCGTCGTCCGCCTGGGCGCGTGACTTCAGCAGCGGACTCGTCCCCGGCGCAGGCCACTATCCGGTGATGGAGGCCCCGGCGGAGACGTCCCGCCTGATCGTCGACTTCGCCCGCCGCGTCACGCCGTCCTGA
- a CDS encoding phage holin family protein: protein MSHAQGTHKPTEASIPLHDADSIGRGDASIGTLVKNASTHVSTLMRAEIELAKTEITEQVKKAATGSGFFVAALVFLLMSFFPFVFMWAKLISLWFGTESWDWMGFLIVFVVLVLLAAVCGLLGYRKVKKIRKPQRTIDSVSDLKLAMPKGSEPQRPHTVRITSTPEPPVRN, encoded by the coding sequence GTGAGCCACGCCCAGGGAACGCACAAGCCGACCGAGGCCTCGATCCCCCTGCACGACGCGGACTCGATCGGCCGGGGCGACGCCAGCATCGGCACCCTGGTCAAGAACGCCTCGACCCACGTCTCCACGCTGATGCGGGCGGAGATCGAGTTGGCGAAGACCGAGATCACCGAGCAGGTGAAGAAGGCCGCCACCGGGTCCGGGTTCTTCGTGGCCGCTCTCGTGTTCCTCCTGATGTCCTTCTTCCCGTTCGTGTTCATGTGGGCGAAGCTCATCTCGCTGTGGTTCGGCACCGAGAGCTGGGACTGGATGGGCTTCCTCATCGTGTTCGTGGTGCTCGTCCTGCTGGCCGCGGTGTGCGGACTGCTCGGGTACCGCAAGGTCAAGAAGATCCGTAAGCCGCAGCGCACCATTGACTCGGTGTCGGATCTCAAGCTGGCCATGCCCAAGGGCTCCGAGCCGCAGCGTCCCCACACGGTGCGGATCACCAGCACGCCTGAGCCCCCCGTCCGCAACTGA